One part of the Lotus japonicus ecotype B-129 chromosome 2, LjGifu_v1.2 genome encodes these proteins:
- the LOC130740573 gene encoding uncharacterized protein LOC130740573: protein MPPSALYQLVNLHMEYPMLFELRNPSAEKVTHCGVLEFTADEGMICIPNWMMENMHLKEGDTVNMRSASLVKGNFVKLQPHTKDFLDISNPKAMLETSLRNYSCLTTGDTIMIAYNNKKYYIDVVETKPSPAVSIIETDCEVDFAQPLDYEEPEKQLPPAELEDEDVPAAKKSRIIPFSGSARRLDGKPSTQSVEQTPSSTLKQQQQTANAIKSSNRASGKLVFGSNANTPKTQTQPKASLESTSQESPQKVEEPKFQAFSGKKYTLS from the exons ATGCCCCCTTCTGCCTTATATCAACTTG TAAATTTGCACATGGAATACCCTATGTTATTTGAACTGAGGAATCCTTCTGCTGAAAAAGTCACTCACTGTGGGGTCCTAGAATTCACTGCTGATGAGGGAATGATATGCATACCAAACTGG atGATGGAAAATATGCACCTAAAAGAGGGAGACACTGTGAATATGAGAAGTGCCAGCCTTGTAAAAGGAAACTTTGTGAAGCTGCAGCCTCACACCAAGGATTTTTTGGATATCTCCAATCCAAAAGCCAT GCTAGAGACTTCATTGAGGAACTACTCATGTTTAACAACTGGTGACACTATAATGATTGCTTACAACAACAAGAAGTATTACATTGATGTGGTTGAAACTAAACCCTCCCCTGCAGTCAGCATAATTGAAACAGACTGTGAAGTTGATTTTGCACAACCTCTTGACTATGAAGAACCAGAGAAACAGTTGCCACCTGCTGAGCTAGAAG ATGAAGATGTGCCGGCAGCAAAGAAATCTCGAATCATCCCATTCAGTGGTTCTGCAAGACGTTTGGATGGCAAACCCTCAACACAATCAGTTGAACAAACTCCCTCTTCAACGCTAAAGCAGCAGCAACAGACTGCAAATGCAATCAAGAGTTCCAATAGAGCTTCTGGAAAGCTTGTATTTGGATCAAATGCAAATACACCCAAGACTCAAACACAGCCAAAG GCTTCTCTGGAAAGCACAAGTCAAGAGTCACCTCAGAAGGTAGAAGAACCAAAATTCCAAGCTTTCTCAGGAAAGAAGTACACATTAAGTTAA